Proteins encoded by one window of Candidatus Delongbacteria bacterium:
- the ftcD gene encoding glutamate formimidoyltransferase — translation MKLVECVPNFSEGRNMQIIDQITAEIKKIKGVKLLDVDPGFDTNRTVVTFVGDVEQVKEAAFLAVKKAHELIDMSKHKGAHPRFGACDVCPLIPVSGITMEETAEHARQLGKRLGEELDFPVYFYENAALIEGRRNLAKVREGEYEALKERLQKPENKPDAGPAEFRPTKGATAVGAREFLIAYNVNLNTTGTKDAKDIAFAIREQGRDKKDKNGNKVTIPGIFKNCKAIGWYVDDYKIAQISINLTNYKVTNMHHVFDEICKQATEKGLRVTGSEIVGVVPKQALIEAGIHYLEKQGMCAGIDENEIIKIAERSLGLSDVAKFDANEKIIERMIKEEKGLVDLNLTEFCDMLSTDSPAPGGGSVAALAGALAASLGSMVMNLSFGKKEYKHNNETFNKIAKDLQIRKYELLKLIDDDTNAFNIMMSAMGELRKAKKGEVQEEIERAEKQNRYALELATSIPLTVMERSLELIPSINEVAKIGNTNAASDAGVAALMINSAVKAAGLNVKINLGNFAKEDDFRIRTEGRMNEILTDLDLKTNSIISIVNEKM, via the coding sequence ATGAAATTAGTAGAGTGTGTACCGAATTTCAGTGAAGGAAGAAATATGCAGATTATCGATCAGATAACTGCTGAAATAAAAAAAATTAAAGGCGTAAAACTTTTAGACGTTGATCCAGGATTTGATACTAATAGAACTGTTGTAACATTTGTTGGAGATGTTGAACAGGTAAAAGAAGCTGCGTTTTTAGCTGTTAAAAAAGCTCACGAACTAATTGACATGTCAAAACATAAAGGAGCACATCCAAGATTTGGTGCTTGTGACGTATGTCCATTGATTCCTGTAAGTGGAATTACTATGGAGGAAACGGCTGAGCATGCCAGACAACTGGGAAAAAGATTAGGTGAAGAACTTGATTTCCCTGTGTATTTCTATGAAAATGCTGCTTTAATTGAAGGTAGAAGAAATCTGGCAAAAGTAAGAGAAGGTGAATACGAAGCTTTGAAAGAAAGACTTCAAAAACCTGAAAATAAACCAGATGCAGGACCAGCTGAATTCAGACCTACTAAAGGTGCTACTGCAGTTGGAGCACGTGAATTCCTTATTGCATATAATGTTAATTTAAACACAACTGGTACTAAAGATGCTAAAGATATAGCTTTTGCAATTAGAGAACAGGGAAGAGATAAAAAAGATAAAAATGGAAATAAAGTAACAATTCCTGGTATCTTTAAGAACTGCAAAGCAATTGGATGGTATGTAGATGACTATAAGATCGCTCAGATTTCGATAAATCTTACAAATTATAAAGTAACAAATATGCATCATGTTTTTGACGAAATTTGTAAACAGGCGACTGAAAAAGGTTTAAGAGTAACCGGTTCAGAAATAGTTGGTGTTGTACCAAAACAGGCTTTAATAGAAGCTGGAATTCATTACCTTGAGAAACAAGGCATGTGTGCAGGAATTGACGAGAATGAAATTATTAAAATTGCTGAAAGATCACTTGGTTTATCTGACGTTGCGAAATTCGATGCAAATGAAAAAATAATTGAAAGAATGATTAAGGAAGAGAAAGGTCTTGTGGATTTAAATCTTACCGAATTCTGTGACATGCTTTCCACTGATTCCCCTGCACCAGGTGGTGGATCTGTAGCAGCTTTAGCAGGAGCTCTTGCCGCAAGTTTAGGTTCGATGGTAATGAACTTGTCATTCGGAAAAAAAGAGTATAAGCACAACAATGAAACTTTCAATAAAATTGCCAAAGATCTACAAATTAGAAAATATGAACTTCTAAAATTAATTGATGATGACACAAATGCATTCAATATCATGATGAGTGCAATGGGTGAACTAAGAAAAGCAAAAAAAGGTGAAGTTCAAGAAGAGATCGAAAGAGCTGAAAAACAAAATAGATATGCATTGGAATTGGCAACTTCTATTCCATTAACCGTGATGGAAAGATCTTTAGAGCTTATTCCTTCTATTAATGAAGTCGCTAAAATTGGAAATACAAATGCTGCAAGTGATGCTGGTGTTGCAGCCCTTATGATAAATTCAGCAGTAAAAGCAGCGGGTTTAAATGTAAAAATAAATCTTGGAAATTTCGCAAAAGAGGATGATTTCAGAATCAGAACCGAAGGAAGAATGAACGAAATTCTGACTGATCTTGATTTGAAAACCAACTCTATAATTTCTATTGTAAATGAAAAAATGTAA